From one Candidatus Lokiarchaeota archaeon genomic stretch:
- a CDS encoding methyltransferase domain-containing protein, with protein MVANQEESWKETYNRQGDIWRSMYPRGYSHFKGLQALLDYAEPDMHLLDIGIGTGEAALPFLKKGLRVTGIDISQRALELCRAKFSNEEIPESQFDLREVSLQEFEYHLNEYDIVIDYYTSQHVGRNDQKRFFQSVAQLRSGSFLLVGQFSPTHLKTKENFISKGNGIFVSENRFFCVRMPDEMSDKLRGLEFEILKLISYEEKGFYEVLATKG; from the coding sequence ATGGTAGCGAATCAAGAAGAATCATGGAAGGAGACATACAACAGACAGGGCGATATCTGGCGCTCGATGTATCCTAGAGGATATTCTCATTTCAAAGGGCTACAGGCTCTTCTGGATTATGCGGAACCTGATATGCATCTGCTTGATATTGGAATAGGAACTGGTGAAGCCGCTCTTCCCTTTTTGAAGAAGGGACTTCGGGTTACTGGTATTGATATTTCACAAAGAGCTCTTGAGCTTTGCAGAGCGAAGTTTTCGAATGAAGAGATTCCTGAATCTCAGTTTGATCTGAGAGAGGTTTCTCTGCAGGAATTTGAATATCACCTCAATGAGTACGATATCGTCATAGACTACTACACTAGCCAGCATGTCGGTAGGAACGATCAAAAACGATTTTTCCAATCTGTTGCCCAGCTACGTTCAGGCTCTTTCTTGCTGGTCGGTCAGTTCTCCCCAACTCACTTGAAAACAAAGGAGAATTTCATTTCCAAAGGAAATGGCATTTTTGTTTCGGAAAATCGCTTTTTCTGCGTTAGAATGCCTGACGAAATGTCGGACAAACTGAGAGGTCTGGAGTTTGAAATTCTGAAACTCATTTCATATGAGGAGAAGGGTTTCTATGAGGTACTTGCTACAAAAGGGTGA